In Gemmatimonadetes bacterium T265, one DNA window encodes the following:
- a CDS encoding aminotransferase — protein sequence MTTPNVVPNSSFGTFFLPGPTEVRPEVLAAMTRPMIAHRGAAFEALYARCDAGLRRVFKTARPVFISSSSATGLMEAAVRCARPGPVLAVVNGAFSERFAEIARACGREVDVLAVPFGRAADPDDVARQLSRRAYAAVTVAHSETSSGALTDVVALGAAARAHGARMLVDSVTALGAAPLDFDASGLDFVLTGSQKALALPPGLAFAAVGEGYLAEVGAAPDRGRYFDVAEFAAFAAKRQTPNTPALSLFYALEAQLARTVGVDAAAGAAAALAPEPVEARWARHAALAAQTWAWAEACGGRFGIAVLAPEGERSPTVSAITLPTSVAPAAVVAAVARRGYVVGGGYGAGKGSTFRIGHMGDHTAEGLAGCLAACTEALAEIVGR from the coding sequence GTGACCACGCCGAACGTCGTGCCTAACAGCTCCTTCGGCACCTTCTTCCTCCCCGGCCCCACCGAGGTCCGCCCCGAGGTCCTCGCCGCGATGACGCGGCCGATGATCGCGCACCGCGGCGCGGCGTTCGAGGCGCTCTACGCCCGCTGCGACGCGGGGCTGCGGCGCGTCTTCAAGACGGCCCGCCCGGTGTTCATCTCGAGCTCCTCGGCGACGGGGCTCATGGAGGCGGCGGTGCGCTGCGCCCGCCCGGGCCCCGTACTCGCGGTCGTGAACGGCGCGTTCAGCGAGCGCTTCGCCGAGATCGCGCGCGCGTGCGGGCGGGAGGTCGACGTGCTCGCCGTGCCGTTCGGGCGCGCGGCGGACCCGGACGACGTGGCGCGGCAGTTGAGCCGGCGGGCGTACGCCGCGGTCACCGTCGCCCACTCCGAGACGTCGAGCGGCGCGCTCACCGACGTCGTCGCGCTCGGCGCCGCGGCGCGCGCGCACGGCGCCCGCATGCTCGTCGACAGCGTCACCGCACTCGGCGCCGCGCCGCTCGACTTCGACGCGTCGGGGCTCGATTTCGTGCTCACCGGCTCCCAAAAGGCGCTCGCGCTGCCGCCGGGGCTCGCGTTCGCGGCCGTGGGCGAGGGCTACCTGGCGGAGGTCGGCGCGGCGCCCGACCGCGGGCGCTACTTCGACGTCGCCGAGTTCGCCGCCTTCGCCGCCAAGCGGCAGACGCCCAACACGCCCGCGCTCTCGCTCTTCTACGCGCTCGAGGCGCAGCTCGCGCGCACGGTCGGCGTCGACGCCGCCGCGGGCGCCGCCGCGGCGCTCGCCCCGGAGCCGGTCGAGGCGCGCTGGGCGCGGCACGCGGCGCTCGCCGCGCAGACGTGGGCGTGGGCCGAAGCGTGCGGGGGCCGGTTCGGAATCGCGGTGCTCGCGCCGGAAGGGGAGCGGTCGCCGACGGTGAGCGCGATCACACTCCCCACGAGCGTGGCGCCCGCGGCGGTGGTGGCGGCGGTCGCGCGGCGCGGCTACGTCGTGGGCGGCGGGTATGGCGCGGGCAAGGGGTCGACGTTCCGCATCGGCCACATGGGCGACCACACAGCCGAGGGGCTGGCCGGCTGCCTGGCCGCATGCACGGAGGCGCTCGCGGAGATCGTCGGGCGGTAG
- the bglB gene encoding beta-glucosidase, producing MRHSYRFPDGFVWGASTSAYQIEGSPLADGAGPSIWQRFTHSPGLTAGGDTGDVACDHYRRWADDVALMADLGLQSYRFSVSWSRILPAGTGRVNPAGLGFYERLVDALLARGIRPNLTLFHWDLPAALDDRGGWLNRDVAEWFADYARVVVRALGDRVPLWATLNEPWVVTDGGYLHGVIAPGHRNLYEAPIAAHNLLRAHGLGVQAYRAEAPAGAGQVGLVVNLEPKDPATDREEDLAAARRADAYMNRQYLDPVFLGHYPEELAEVFGAAWPAWPDADFDVIRAPVDWIGVNYYTRAVTQDGPGVLPVRAATVRQPGHAYTETGWEVYPPALTRALRWVTERYGRVPLYVTENGAAFYDPPHAVEGPDGPRVDDPLRVWYYREHLRAAHDALAAGVDLRGYYAWSLLDNFEWSLGFAKRFGLVHVDYATQRRTPKASARFFREVVRTNGAALADR from the coding sequence GTGCGTCATTCGTATCGTTTTCCCGACGGGTTCGTGTGGGGCGCGTCGACCTCGGCCTACCAGATCGAGGGCTCGCCGCTGGCCGACGGCGCGGGCCCGAGCATCTGGCAGCGCTTCACGCACTCGCCGGGCCTCACCGCGGGCGGCGACACCGGCGACGTCGCCTGCGACCACTACCGCCGGTGGGCGGACGACGTCGCCCTGATGGCCGACCTCGGGCTGCAGTCGTACCGCTTCTCGGTGAGCTGGAGTCGTATCCTGCCCGCGGGGACGGGGCGCGTCAACCCGGCCGGGCTGGGCTTCTACGAGCGGCTCGTCGACGCGCTGCTCGCGCGGGGGATCCGCCCCAACCTCACGCTCTTCCACTGGGACCTGCCGGCGGCGCTCGACGACCGCGGCGGGTGGCTCAACCGCGACGTGGCCGAGTGGTTCGCCGACTACGCGCGCGTCGTCGTGCGCGCGCTCGGCGACCGCGTGCCGCTGTGGGCGACGCTCAACGAGCCGTGGGTCGTGACCGACGGGGGCTACCTGCACGGCGTGATCGCGCCGGGGCACCGCAACCTGTACGAGGCGCCGATCGCGGCGCACAACCTGCTGCGCGCGCACGGCCTCGGCGTGCAGGCGTACCGCGCCGAGGCGCCGGCAGGGGCGGGGCAGGTGGGGCTCGTCGTCAACCTCGAGCCCAAGGACCCGGCGACCGACCGGGAGGAGGACCTCGCGGCCGCGCGGCGGGCCGACGCGTACATGAACCGGCAGTACCTCGACCCCGTCTTTCTCGGGCACTACCCGGAGGAGCTGGCGGAGGTGTTCGGCGCGGCGTGGCCCGCGTGGCCGGACGCCGACTTCGACGTGATCCGCGCGCCGGTCGACTGGATCGGCGTCAACTACTACACGCGCGCGGTGACGCAGGACGGGCCGGGCGTGCTGCCGGTTCGCGCCGCGACGGTTAGGCAGCCGGGGCACGCCTACACCGAGACGGGGTGGGAGGTGTACCCGCCGGCGCTGACGCGGGCGCTCCGCTGGGTGACGGAACGCTACGGCCGCGTGCCGCTCTACGTGACCGAGAACGGGGCGGCGTTCTACGACCCGCCGCACGCGGTGGAGGGGCCGGACGGCCCGCGCGTGGACGACCCGCTCCGCGTCTGGTACTACCGCGAGCACCTCCGGGCGGCGCACGACGCGCTCGCCGCGGGGGTCGACCTGCGCGGCTACTACGCGTGGAGCCTGCTCGACAACTTCGAATGGAGCCTCGGCTTCGCGAAGCGCTTCGGGCTCGTGCACGTGGACTACGCCACGCAGCGGCGCACGCCGAAGGCGAGCGCGCGGTTCTTCCGCGAGGTGGTCCGGACGAACGGGGCGGCGCTGGCGGATCGTTAG
- the cheB gene encoding chemotaxis protein CheB: MEAKRDARPFENDEVVDAPDPTPAPPATSVRRDIVVIGASAGGVEALKVVLGTLPPDYNGTVCVVLHIPPSVPSVLAHILGRSTRLVCVSAYDGAPVRPGVVYVAPPDHHLLLEDDRVRLLRGPRENGHRPAIDPLFRSAAAAYGPRVVGVVLTGNLDDGTRGLFAIKHRGGLAVVQDPEDALYPSMPRNAIENVDVDWVLPAPEVGPLLAALATDTPWPARSAPPADALALDAVTEVAAVDPDEHQLAENGTTAAAAGAGPNGGAARAAPAELCDDTPLHHAADLATGIGHVDGGARINERLGGTVSGYTCPECHGSLWELEEGKLVRYRCRVGHSYTEPGLVDHKAHSVEDAIWTALTALEESAAIAARVADRSGRQGRSQSATYFRARAAHLERRGAVLRDLLAELPGHVDAA, translated from the coding sequence ATGGAAGCCAAACGAGATGCTCGTCCGTTCGAGAACGACGAGGTGGTGGACGCGCCGGATCCGACCCCCGCGCCGCCCGCGACGAGCGTCCGGCGCGACATCGTCGTCATCGGCGCGTCCGCGGGCGGGGTCGAGGCGCTCAAGGTCGTCCTCGGGACGCTCCCGCCGGACTACAACGGCACGGTCTGCGTGGTGCTGCACATCCCGCCATCGGTGCCGAGCGTGCTCGCGCACATCCTCGGCCGCTCGACACGCCTCGTGTGCGTGAGCGCCTACGACGGCGCGCCGGTGCGCCCGGGCGTCGTGTACGTCGCCCCCCCGGATCACCACCTGCTGCTCGAGGACGACCGCGTGCGCCTCCTACGCGGCCCGCGCGAGAACGGCCACCGCCCGGCCATCGACCCGCTCTTCCGGAGTGCCGCGGCGGCGTACGGCCCGCGCGTGGTCGGCGTGGTGCTCACCGGCAACCTCGACGACGGCACCCGCGGGCTCTTCGCGATCAAGCACCGCGGCGGACTCGCCGTGGTCCAGGACCCGGAGGACGCGCTGTACCCGAGCATGCCGCGGAACGCGATCGAGAACGTCGACGTCGACTGGGTCCTGCCGGCGCCCGAAGTCGGCCCCTTGCTCGCCGCCCTCGCGACCGACACGCCGTGGCCAGCGCGTTCCGCGCCGCCGGCGGACGCGCTCGCGCTCGACGCCGTGACGGAGGTCGCCGCCGTCGATCCCGACGAGCATCAGTTGGCGGAGAACGGCACGACCGCCGCCGCGGCCGGCGCCGGCCCGAATGGGGGGGCCGCACGGGCCGCGCCCGCGGAGCTGTGCGACGACACGCCGCTCCACCACGCCGCCGACCTCGCGACCGGTATCGGCCACGTCGACGGCGGCGCGCGTATCAACGAGCGTCTCGGCGGGACCGTGTCGGGCTATACCTGCCCCGAGTGCCACGGCAGCCTGTGGGAGTTGGAAGAGGGGAAACTCGTGCGCTACCGCTGCCGCGTCGGGCACTCGTACACCGAGCCGGGCCTGGTCGACCACAAGGCGCACTCGGTCGAGGACGCGATCTGGACCGCGCTCACCGCGCTCGAAGAGAGCGCGGCCATTGCCGCGCGCGTCGCCGACCGATCGGGCCGGCAAGGGCGCTCGCAGAGCGCGACGTACTTCCGGGCGCGCGCGGCGCACCTCGAGCGGCGCGGCGCGGTGCTCCGCGACCTCCTCGCCGAGCTCCCGGGCCACGTCGACGCGGCCTGA
- the ugpC gene encoding sn-glycerol-3-phosphate import ATP-binding protein UgpC → MTHGVLGGAAVGGPADNGASVGRASGNGAPVKLDALRKVYDGGQVAVHGVDLDVAAGEFVVLVGPSGCGKSTTLRMIAGLEPVSGGRVMIGGRDVTGEPPAHRDIAMVFQTYALYPQMTVRENMGFALRLRKRPAADVDARVRAVADTLDLTPLLDRLPKQLSGGQRQRVAIGRAIVREPRVFLFDEPLSNLDAKLRGQMRREIAALHRRLGATTIYVTHDQVEAMTLGDRIVVMRAGQVEQIDAPAALYARPRTAFVAAFVGSPPMNLFRGQVDPAAGTFVVAGAEALAVELPPALLAAAQAHLPSGREALLGVRPEHVAVAAATPDPARPTLAMRVELAEPLGHELLAHSRRGAAELTARLAPDAPLPPAGGVAQFVLDPGALHLFDAEGGMVIGRSSP, encoded by the coding sequence ATGACGCACGGTGTGTTGGGCGGGGCGGCGGTCGGCGGACCGGCCGACAACGGAGCGTCGGTCGGCAGGGCATCGGGCAACGGCGCGCCGGTCAAGTTAGACGCCCTGCGGAAGGTCTACGACGGCGGCCAGGTCGCCGTGCACGGCGTGGACCTCGACGTCGCCGCGGGCGAGTTCGTCGTGCTCGTCGGCCCGTCGGGCTGCGGCAAGAGCACGACCCTCCGCATGATCGCCGGGCTCGAGCCGGTGAGCGGCGGGCGGGTCATGATCGGCGGCCGCGACGTCACCGGCGAGCCCCCCGCGCACCGCGACATCGCGATGGTCTTCCAGACCTACGCGCTCTACCCGCAGATGACGGTGCGCGAAAACATGGGCTTCGCGCTCCGGCTCCGCAAACGCCCGGCCGCCGACGTCGACGCGCGCGTGCGCGCGGTGGCCGACACGCTCGACCTCACGCCGCTCCTCGACCGCCTCCCCAAACAGCTCTCGGGCGGCCAGCGCCAGCGCGTCGCGATCGGCCGCGCCATCGTCCGCGAGCCGCGCGTCTTTCTGTTCGACGAGCCGCTCTCCAACCTCGACGCGAAGCTCCGCGGCCAGATGCGCCGCGAGATCGCCGCCCTCCACCGCCGCCTCGGCGCGACGACGATCTACGTCACGCACGACCAGGTCGAGGCGATGACGCTCGGCGACCGCATCGTCGTGATGCGCGCGGGGCAGGTGGAGCAGATCGACGCCCCGGCCGCCCTCTACGCGCGCCCGCGCACGGCGTTCGTGGCCGCGTTCGTCGGCTCGCCGCCGATGAACCTGTTCCGCGGCCAGGTCGACCCCGCGGCCGGCACGTTCGTCGTCGCCGGCGCCGAGGCGCTCGCCGTCGAACTCCCCCCCGCGCTCCTCGCGGCGGCCCAGGCGCACCTCCCTTCCGGCCGCGAGGCACTCCTGGGCGTCCGGCCGGAACACGTCGCGGTCGCCGCTGCCACCCCGGACCCCGCGCGGCCCACGCTCGCGATGCGCGTCGAGCTGGCCGAACCGTTAGGCCACGAGCTACTCGCCCACTCGCGGCGCGGCGCGGCCGAGCTCACGGCGCGCCTCGCCCCGGACGCACCGCTGCCCCCCGCGGGCGGGGTCGCGCAGTTCGTGCTCGATCCGGGGGCGCTGCATTTGTTCGATGCAGAAGGTGGAATGGTGATTGGGAGGAGCAGCCCGTGA
- the cheR gene encoding chemotaxis protein CheR: MSDRRPATPPSEPGPDFDALLDDLRAERNFDLRGYKRVGLARRVAKRMRVVDVEDFATYRDFLRTHAEEYIQLFNTILINVTTFFRDDEPWAYLRAEVLPRLIEAKAPGDPIRVWCAGCATGQEVYTLAIVLAEALGAEQFRDRVKIYGTDVDDEALAVARQGTYDERDVADLPAELLERYFERDGVRWCFRKDLRRLLIFGRNDLMRDAPISRIDLLTCRNTLMYFDAPTQGRVLARFHFALNEGGVLLLGRAETLLTQTTLFVPLDLKKRVFAKAVRAGGLARRDRGAADGAPPRGPAGDGARSPDGDLREAGFDASTVAQFVVDRGGRMAAVNDRARALFHLSAPDLGRPLQDLEVSYRPFELRSVIDQAHVELRTVARQEVPWRAPDGEQRWFDIVVTPLFAPPDGAPPFGAASTGASVTFTEVTRHKQLEQQLQESQQELEAAYQELQSTNEELETTNEELHSTVEELETTNEELQSTNEELETMNEELQSTNEELQTINDELRQRSDELNQLNDFLDSVFSSVGSAVAVLDPELRVLVWNARAEELWGLRADEVMGLPFLSLDIGFPVARLGDAARAALGGDAPRYEVTLDATNRRGRAIRCRTSVLPLAVRGEPAPAGVIVLMDDPPADEGADA, from the coding sequence ATGTCCGACCGCCGTCCGGCGACGCCGCCCTCCGAACCCGGCCCCGACTTCGACGCCCTCCTCGACGATCTGCGCGCCGAACGCAACTTCGACCTCCGAGGCTACAAGCGCGTGGGGCTCGCACGGCGCGTCGCCAAACGCATGCGCGTCGTCGACGTCGAGGACTTCGCGACCTATCGCGACTTTCTGCGGACCCACGCCGAAGAGTACATCCAACTCTTCAACACGATCCTCATCAACGTGACCACCTTCTTCCGCGACGACGAGCCGTGGGCGTACCTGCGCGCCGAGGTGCTGCCGCGGCTGATCGAGGCCAAGGCGCCGGGCGACCCGATCCGCGTCTGGTGCGCGGGCTGCGCCACGGGCCAGGAGGTGTACACGCTGGCCATCGTGCTGGCCGAGGCGCTCGGGGCCGAGCAGTTCCGCGACCGCGTGAAGATTTACGGCACCGACGTCGACGACGAAGCGCTCGCGGTCGCGCGCCAGGGCACGTACGACGAGCGCGACGTGGCCGACCTGCCCGCCGAGCTGCTGGAGCGCTACTTCGAGCGCGACGGGGTGCGCTGGTGCTTCCGCAAGGACCTGCGCCGGCTGCTCATCTTCGGCCGGAATGATTTGATGCGCGACGCGCCAATCTCGCGCATCGACCTGCTCACGTGCCGCAACACGCTGATGTACTTCGACGCGCCCACCCAGGGGCGCGTGCTGGCGCGCTTCCACTTCGCCCTCAACGAGGGCGGCGTGCTGCTGCTCGGCCGGGCCGAAACACTGCTCACGCAGACCACCCTGTTCGTCCCGCTCGACCTCAAGAAGCGGGTGTTCGCGAAGGCCGTGCGCGCAGGCGGCCTCGCGCGGCGCGACCGCGGCGCGGCCGATGGCGCGCCCCCGCGCGGCCCCGCCGGCGACGGGGCGCGGTCGCCCGACGGCGACCTGCGCGAGGCCGGGTTCGACGCGAGCACGGTGGCGCAGTTCGTCGTCGACCGCGGCGGGCGGATGGCGGCCGTGAACGACCGCGCGCGCGCCCTCTTCCACCTGAGCGCGCCCGACCTCGGGCGCCCGCTGCAGGACCTGGAGGTGTCGTACCGGCCGTTCGAGCTGCGCTCGGTCATCGACCAGGCGCACGTGGAGCTGCGCACGGTCGCGCGCCAGGAGGTGCCGTGGCGCGCCCCGGACGGCGAGCAGCGCTGGTTCGACATCGTCGTCACGCCGCTGTTCGCCCCGCCCGACGGGGCCCCCCCCTTCGGCGCGGCCTCGACCGGCGCGAGCGTGACCTTCACCGAGGTCACGCGCCACAAGCAGCTCGAGCAGCAGCTCCAGGAGTCGCAGCAGGAGCTGGAGGCGGCCTACCAGGAACTGCAGAGCACCAACGAGGAACTCGAGACCACGAACGAGGAGCTGCACTCCACGGTCGAGGAGCTCGAGACGACGAACGAAGAGCTCCAGAGCACCAACGAGGAGCTCGAGACGATGAACGAGGAACTCCAGAGCACCAACGAGGAGCTGCAGACGATCAACGACGAGCTGCGGCAGCGCAGCGACGAGCTGAACCAGCTCAACGACTTCCTCGACTCGGTGTTCTCGAGCGTCGGGAGCGCGGTCGCGGTGCTCGACCCCGAGCTCCGTGTTCTCGTGTGGAACGCGCGGGCCGAGGAATTGTGGGGGCTGCGCGCCGATGAGGTCATGGGGCTTCCCTTCCTGTCGCTCGACATCGGCTTCCCGGTCGCGCGCCTCGGCGACGCCGCCCGCGCGGCGCTCGGCGGCGACGCGCCGCGCTACGAGGTCACGCTCGACGCGACCAACCGGCGCGGGCGCGCGATCCGGTGCCGCACCTCGGTCCTGCCGCTCGCCGTGCGGGGCGAGCCGGCGCCGGCCGGGGTGATCGTGCTGATGGACGACCCGCCCGCGGACGAGGGCGCGGACGCCTAA